A stretch of the Nitratifractor salsuginis DSM 16511 genome encodes the following:
- a CDS encoding iron-sulfur cluster assembly scaffold protein: MSIEVNDELVQHMANPNNYGSLEEPDAIGIGENPENGEKVIIYLKVDESEGTERIEEIRFQAIACMTTVVAGSIITKEAERLSFEQAEDLIAVTLGMLEGVPPDQAACSEMVVVALRAAMDTYRAKKENPEIPAIIYKIEQSCNPEAADPSMKQTEEAK, translated from the coding sequence ATGTCTATCGAAGTCAACGACGAACTGGTCCAGCATATGGCCAATCCCAACAACTACGGAAGCCTGGAAGAGCCCGACGCCATTGGGATCGGGGAGAACCCGGAGAACGGTGAAAAGGTCATCATCTATCTCAAGGTGGATGAGAGCGAAGGAACCGAGCGGATCGAGGAGATCCGTTTTCAGGCGATCGCGTGTATGACCACGGTCGTGGCGGGGTCGATCATCACCAAGGAGGCGGAGCGGCTCAGTTTCGAGCAGGCCGAGGATCTCATCGCCGTGACTCTGGGGATGCTGGAGGGGGTCCCGCCCGATCAGGCGGCCTGTTCGGAGATGGTGGTCGTAGCCCTACGGGCGGCGATGGATACCTACCGGGCCAAGAAAGAGAACCCGGAGATCCCCGCCATCATCTACAAGATCGAGCAGAGCTGCAACCCCGAAGCGGCGGACCCGAGTATGAAGCAAACAGAGGAGGCAAAATGA
- a CDS encoding phosphatidylserine decarboxylase, protein MASHYTSLLSRLFGKFAVTSFPGPFQRLINRSYVRLMGLDMSEFAPAESYSSLNRLFTRALKAQRSIDPDPLAVIAPCDALITDLGTISDGKAYQIKGMAYDTAALLGEHYASEAERLEGGNYANFYLSPRDYHRYHAPMDLKIESITHIPGRLYPVNMPLLKNKLNLFIENERVILQAADRQGRRHFLVLVGALNVGKMVVTFEERIHTNTAPGPARHYRYETPISLKKGELFGWFEMGSTIVMLSQKGALEYEIEAGEKVRFAQTIGRLKEDG, encoded by the coding sequence ATGGCTAGCCACTACACGTCGCTCCTCTCCCGCCTCTTCGGTAAGTTCGCCGTCACGAGCTTTCCCGGCCCCTTTCAGCGGCTGATCAACCGTTCCTACGTTCGGCTGATGGGCTTGGATATGAGCGAATTTGCCCCGGCGGAGAGCTACTCTTCTCTCAATCGGCTCTTTACCCGGGCGTTAAAAGCCCAGCGAAGCATCGATCCCGATCCGCTGGCGGTCATCGCCCCCTGCGACGCACTGATCACCGATCTGGGGACCATTAGCGATGGAAAAGCGTACCAGATCAAGGGGATGGCCTACGATACCGCCGCGCTGCTGGGGGAGCATTATGCCAGTGAAGCGGAGCGTCTGGAGGGGGGGAATTATGCCAACTTCTATCTCTCTCCCCGGGATTATCACCGCTATCACGCCCCGATGGATCTAAAGATCGAGAGTATCACCCATATCCCCGGGCGTCTCTATCCGGTCAATATGCCCCTGCTGAAAAACAAGCTCAACCTCTTCATCGAGAATGAGCGGGTGATCCTCCAGGCAGCGGACCGGCAAGGTCGGCGTCACTTCCTTGTGCTGGTAGGGGCGCTCAATGTGGGGAAGATGGTCGTGACCTTTGAGGAGCGTATCCACACCAACACTGCGCCCGGCCCCGCACGCCATTACCGCTACGAGACGCCAATCTCTTTGAAAAAAGGGGAGCTCTTCGGCTGGTTCGAGATGGGCTCGACGATCGTGATGCTGAGTCAGAAAGGGGCTTTGGAGTATGAGATCGAAGCGGGAGAGAAGGTCCGCTTCGCCCAAACCATCGGTCGATTGAAGGAGGATGGATGA
- a CDS encoding PDC sensor domain-containing protein yields the protein MKIQEIQEFAEIRTKARAYLCFIMERNLPNHLPGIELDDLVAGMKKISNEIGKVDAIYVLDPMGRQITNTVSIDPKFARKGAGENRSNRAYYYRVIKEKRCVLTDPYPSLGGNKLVVTAAYPIFNDKNELQYIVCVDITLEDILHMIHPTSIDSMIGRFNKGVYGAFSLALFAVALLLFVKAIDSFITYGMEFKEITVKDMFQSTILLTLSLAIFDLVKAIFEEEVLGAHRKHAEDDIHKTMVRFLGSIIIALAIEALMLVFKFAITDPNKLLYAVGLLLGITALMIGLSVYLRAINGHRKP from the coding sequence ATGAAGATCCAGGAGATACAGGAGTTTGCCGAGATACGGACCAAGGCGAGAGCCTATCTCTGTTTCATTATGGAGCGCAACCTGCCCAACCATTTGCCGGGGATCGAGCTGGATGACCTGGTCGCCGGGATGAAGAAGATCAGCAACGAGATCGGGAAAGTCGATGCGATCTATGTGCTGGATCCGATGGGACGGCAGATCACCAATACCGTCAGCATCGATCCCAAATTCGCCCGCAAAGGGGCAGGGGAGAACCGCAGCAACCGCGCCTACTACTACCGGGTGATCAAGGAGAAGCGCTGTGTGCTGACCGATCCTTATCCCTCCCTGGGGGGCAACAAGCTGGTTGTCACCGCCGCTTACCCCATCTTCAACGACAAAAACGAGCTGCAGTACATCGTCTGCGTGGATATCACCCTGGAGGATATCCTCCATATGATCCATCCCACTTCCATCGATTCGATGATCGGGCGATTTAACAAGGGGGTCTATGGCGCTTTTAGCTTGGCGCTTTTCGCAGTGGCGCTGCTGCTCTTCGTCAAAGCGATCGACAGTTTCATCACCTACGGAATGGAGTTCAAGGAGATCACCGTCAAAGATATGTTCCAATCGACGATCCTCCTGACCCTCTCTCTGGCTATTTTCGATCTGGTCAAGGCGATCTTCGAAGAGGAGGTCCTGGGGGCCCATCGCAAACACGCGGAAGACGATATCCACAAAACGATGGTGCGCTTCCTCGGCTCCATCATCATCGCCTTGGCGATCGAAGCGCTGATGCTGGTCTTCAAATTTGCCATCACCGATCCCAATAAACTCCTCTATGCCGTCGGGCTGCTTCTGGGGATCACCGCGCTGATGATCGGCCTTTCGGTCTATCTGCGGGCGATCAACGGCCACAGAAAACCATAG
- a CDS encoding HAD family hydrolase: MATLRKRLAIFDMDGTLVDSSLAIANAINFVRSRLGLPPLPREEIISRINDPHLNAAEYFYATDHFEVRHEEWFSEYYSAHHQEELRLYPGILELLEWLKGQGCLLAVATNAYRRSALETLEHLGISDYFDAVASYDDVERGKPAPDMLVKILEELKVSREEAIFIGDGPRDAMAAEAAGIEFILVQWGFSDHRHAVESVEELRSILERRCQERSSLAKK, encoded by the coding sequence ATGGCGACTCTCCGAAAACGCCTGGCCATCTTCGATATGGACGGCACCCTGGTCGACAGTTCCCTGGCCATCGCCAACGCCATCAACTTCGTCCGTTCCCGCCTGGGATTGCCACCTCTGCCCAGGGAGGAGATCATCTCCAGGATCAACGATCCCCATCTCAACGCCGCAGAGTATTTTTACGCCACCGACCATTTCGAGGTGCGGCACGAAGAGTGGTTTTCGGAATATTACAGCGCCCACCATCAGGAGGAGCTCCGGCTCTATCCAGGCATCCTGGAGCTGCTGGAGTGGCTGAAGGGTCAAGGCTGCCTCCTGGCCGTCGCTACCAACGCCTATCGCCGTTCGGCCCTGGAGACTTTGGAGCATCTGGGGATCAGCGATTATTTTGACGCGGTGGCGAGCTACGACGATGTGGAGCGGGGAAAGCCGGCTCCCGATATGCTTGTGAAGATTTTAGAGGAGTTGAAGGTTTCCCGGGAAGAGGCGATCTTCATCGGAGACGGCCCCCGGGACGCAATGGCCGCCGAAGCGGCCGGGATCGAGTTTATCCTGGTGCAGTGGGGCTTTAGCGACCACCGTCACGCGGTGGAGAGTGTGGAGGAGCTCCGGAGTATTCTGGAGCGCCGCTGTCAGGAGAGAAGCTCTCTGGCGAAGAAGTAG
- a CDS encoding DUF2207 domain-containing protein translates to MIQRLLFVLGFLLALDTSLAAEKIADYQTRLEIHPDGTLQLHEEILYDFENSWRHGIFRDIPVTVKVSEYAHPVDLGIQATGVRMDGASVPWHKESLYSSQAGKMLRLKIGDPDRLISGTHRYTIDYRVSKGVLPTSDGSGDAVRWNLVGTGWKVPIERFRAEVILPPVLSRQNVTLHSWRGRYGSTTPTEPPRWIDDHRFILTAHNLGPHEGVTVEVAFPEGLLGQRGTENVQTSLWDRLADALPLPLLLLYLLFLRQFAKKSGVGSGEGSIAPQYYPPKDLSLLQSGLIYDKFSDHRDISAAIVELAEKGYLVIHKDGRDPAYVQRTDKPLDESLTEDQRYLLTRILFVGADTFTFDPDMRERRELFIQKLSDLDRILYDWSVREGYFTEKPTKARSKFLLKSILLALPIAGLLAYRAVEAGHPEQLILSLFAVVFIGVGLGMLYRAWELRSISQGIFGLVWTAFSSFALLGDLLQTGDLRSLLFGPFGYLLVIALSLWYYYRRIGPFTPKGAEMHRYLLGLKEFISRVEKDRIRRFLKQDPLYLDKTLPYAMLFGMTNAWKELYTELLPQAPVWYVGDFDTIDDFYDSAAELASPPPSETGGFSGGGGFSGGGGGGGGGGSW, encoded by the coding sequence ATGATTCAACGACTCCTTTTTGTCCTTGGGTTCCTGCTGGCCCTGGATACCTCCCTCGCGGCAGAAAAGATCGCTGATTATCAGACTCGACTGGAAATCCACCCCGACGGGACCCTCCAGCTCCACGAAGAGATCCTCTACGATTTCGAGAACAGTTGGCGTCACGGGATCTTCCGGGATATCCCCGTCACCGTCAAAGTCTCTGAGTATGCCCATCCCGTGGACCTGGGGATCCAAGCGACCGGGGTCCGGATGGACGGAGCCTCCGTGCCTTGGCACAAGGAGAGCCTCTACTCCTCCCAGGCCGGCAAGATGCTCCGCCTCAAAATCGGCGATCCGGATCGGCTCATCAGCGGCACCCACCGCTACACCATCGACTACCGCGTCAGCAAGGGGGTGCTCCCCACCTCCGACGGTTCGGGGGATGCCGTGCGCTGGAACCTCGTGGGGACCGGCTGGAAAGTCCCCATCGAGCGTTTCCGCGCCGAAGTCATTCTCCCTCCGGTTCTGAGCCGCCAAAACGTCACCCTCCACAGCTGGCGGGGGCGTTACGGCTCCACCACCCCCACAGAGCCGCCCCGATGGATCGACGATCACCGCTTCATACTCACGGCACATAATCTCGGCCCCCACGAAGGGGTGACGGTAGAGGTGGCTTTCCCCGAAGGGCTCCTGGGGCAGCGGGGGACCGAGAATGTCCAAACATCGCTCTGGGACCGTCTCGCCGATGCCCTTCCCTTGCCTCTGCTGCTGCTTTATCTCCTCTTCCTCCGCCAATTTGCCAAAAAGAGCGGTGTGGGCAGCGGCGAAGGGAGCATCGCCCCCCAATATTACCCGCCCAAAGATCTCAGCCTCCTCCAGTCGGGGCTCATCTACGACAAATTCAGCGACCACCGGGATATCTCCGCCGCCATCGTGGAACTGGCGGAGAAAGGATACCTCGTCATCCACAAGGACGGACGAGACCCCGCCTATGTCCAACGCACCGACAAGCCCCTGGATGAGAGCCTGACGGAAGATCAGCGCTACCTGCTCACCCGGATCCTCTTCGTCGGCGCCGACACCTTCACCTTCGATCCCGATATGAGAGAGCGTCGGGAACTTTTCATCCAAAAGCTCAGTGATCTCGACCGGATCCTCTACGACTGGTCGGTCCGGGAAGGCTACTTCACCGAAAAGCCCACCAAAGCCCGCTCAAAATTCCTGTTGAAATCGATCCTCCTGGCCCTCCCCATCGCGGGCCTGCTGGCTTATCGTGCTGTGGAGGCGGGGCATCCGGAACAGCTCATCCTCTCCCTCTTTGCTGTCGTCTTTATCGGGGTCGGCCTGGGGATGCTCTATCGCGCCTGGGAGCTCCGCAGCATCAGCCAGGGGATCTTCGGCCTGGTCTGGACCGCCTTCAGCTCTTTTGCCCTGCTGGGTGATCTTTTGCAGACCGGGGATCTGCGTTCCCTTCTCTTCGGCCCCTTCGGTTATCTGTTGGTCATCGCTCTGAGCCTCTGGTATTACTACCGCCGTATCGGTCCTTTCACCCCCAAAGGTGCCGAGATGCACCGCTACCTCCTGGGGCTCAAAGAGTTCATATCGCGAGTCGAGAAGGACCGCATCCGCCGTTTTCTCAAACAAGACCCCCTCTACCTCGACAAGACCCTCCCCTACGCTATGCTCTTCGGAATGACCAACGCCTGGAAAGAGCTCTATACCGAGCTGCTTCCCCAGGCACCGGTCTGGTATGTGGGGGATTTCGATACGATCGACGATTTCTACGACAGCGCCGCGGAGCTCGCTTCCCCTCCCCCCAGCGAGACCGGCGGCTTCTCCGGCGGGGGCGGCTTCTCCGGCGGCGGAGGCGGAGGCGGGGGCGGCGGCTCCTGGTAA
- a CDS encoding LemA family protein — protein sequence MSTSTILLLLIVGAVLYAVYLYNRLVSLRQTADAAWSDIDVQLKRRYNLIPALVETVKGYKNYEADTLEKVVKARQLGMNAGSVKEHEQADTMLTQALGKLFALAEAYPDLKANENFLNLQQQLSEIEDAIQNARRYYNAVVRDYNTRIESFPDNLIAQKYHFTPKEFFELEESEKAAVKKMPEIKFD from the coding sequence ATGAGTACCAGCACCATTCTCCTGCTGCTGATCGTCGGAGCGGTCCTCTATGCCGTCTACCTCTACAACCGCCTGGTAAGCCTGCGTCAGACCGCCGACGCCGCCTGGTCCGACATCGACGTACAGCTCAAGCGCCGCTACAACCTCATCCCCGCCCTCGTGGAAACCGTCAAGGGGTACAAGAACTACGAAGCCGATACCCTGGAAAAAGTGGTCAAAGCACGGCAACTGGGGATGAACGCCGGCAGCGTCAAAGAGCACGAGCAGGCCGACACGATGCTTACCCAGGCCCTGGGCAAGCTCTTTGCCCTGGCCGAAGCCTATCCCGACCTCAAGGCCAATGAAAACTTCCTCAATCTCCAGCAGCAGCTCAGCGAAATCGAAGACGCCATCCAAAACGCCCGTCGCTACTACAACGCCGTGGTCCGCGACTACAACACCCGCATCGAATCCTTCCCCGACAACCTCATCGCCCAGAAATACCACTTCACCCCCAAAGAGTTTTTCGAGCTGGAAGAGTCGGAGAAAGCGGCGGTCAAGAAGATGCCCGAGATCAAATTCGACTGA
- the rhuM gene encoding RhuM family protein: protein MSEIVIYEDGDVAIRTTLENESIWLRQSDIAMIFAKDRTVITRHINNILRDKEVDEKSNVQKMHIANSDKPVKFYSLDIVLAVGYRTNSAKAIKFRRWATKVLKEYLLKGYAIDQKRLQAQKLQELNETLRMIRLAVENRELSANEARGFVEIISHYAKSWALLQGYDEQSLTEIKGHKEGRFILDYDEAKRAIAQLKATLMAKGEATELFGNEKAGEFKGNLLNIYQSFGGEDLLPSLEAKAANLLYYVVKGHPFNDGNKRIGAYLFVLFLHKNDMLHDAKGEAVINDNTLVSLTLLVAQSDPGHKEIIIKLIMNMLYGESL, encoded by the coding sequence ATGAGTGAGATAGTCATTTACGAGGATGGCGATGTCGCGATCAGGACGACGCTAGAGAACGAGTCCATCTGGCTGAGGCAGAGCGACATTGCTATGATCTTCGCTAAAGACAGGACAGTTATTACCCGACATATAAATAATATTTTGAGAGACAAAGAGGTGGATGAAAAAAGCAATGTGCAAAAAATGCACATTGCAAATAGTGACAAACCTGTAAAGTTCTATAGTTTGGACATCGTACTGGCCGTGGGGTATAGAACAAACTCTGCGAAAGCTATAAAATTCCGTCGATGGGCCACCAAAGTGCTCAAAGAGTATCTCCTCAAAGGCTACGCCATCGACCAAAAGAGGCTTCAAGCGCAAAAATTGCAAGAGCTTAACGAGACACTCAGGATGATCCGTCTTGCCGTCGAGAATCGGGAGCTCAGTGCCAATGAAGCCAGAGGGTTTGTGGAGATCATCAGCCACTATGCCAAAAGCTGGGCGCTGCTGCAAGGCTATGATGAGCAGTCACTTACAGAAATAAAGGGCCACAAAGAGGGGCGATTTATTCTCGACTATGATGAAGCGAAAAGAGCGATTGCTCAGCTCAAAGCTACATTAATGGCAAAAGGAGAGGCAACAGAGCTTTTTGGCAATGAAAAGGCGGGAGAGTTCAAAGGCAATCTGCTCAATATCTACCAATCCTTCGGAGGGGAGGATCTCTTGCCCTCTCTCGAAGCCAAAGCGGCGAATCTGCTCTACTATGTGGTCAAGGGGCATCCTTTCAACGACGGGAACAAACGCATCGGAGCCTATCTGTTCGTGCTGTTCTTACACAAAAACGACATGCTCCACGATGCCAAAGGGGAGGCCGTCATCAATGACAATACCTTGGTATCGTTGACGCTATTGGTGGCCCAGAGCGATCCGGGGCACAAAGAGATCATTATCAAGCTGATAATGAATATGCTGTATGGGGAAAGTCTGTGA
- the pta gene encoding phosphate acetyltransferase, giving the protein MTPNKRIESLYVTSREPGAGSMVLALGLMSLLRRRYGRIALFRPLVFEERDRDLETLRREFGLSQSPKSSRGIGIEEAERIVAEEGLSVLMERILEHYEALNAEADFIFCLGSRVEGLNRELGMDLNIELAKNLSAPVAGVFSMAGEGPEALEESFGLWSAAIRRQGAEIFLLCANRCCEEVQEAMGLIRQEGLFDFPTACLPRVEALEWLSIEDLMEHLPLEWVAGEPRQRLNYLQSIRVGTLHLQSLLKEFKPYEFLVTASDRADLLTGLLLSAQSVATPMPAGILLCGPRPDEALFRLLEGLDDVPIPVLYTNKYEYELAPSFFEIKPGIRPGDRRRIDTALELFESHIDTEELQQRLSEPREPIVTPAMFRVRIFEQAKRELKRILLPEIEDDRILKAAESLLRRKVVIPVLVGSEEEIRRRERLLGLDLTAAERVDPADEKLIERFADLYYAERKHKGVTREMARDRVSANKTLFATMALYDGRADGLVSGAIHSTRDTISPALQVIKTKEGYPLASSCFFMCLPTRVLVYADCAVNPEPTADELAVIALETVETAERFGIEPRVAMLSYSTGDSGVGPDVEKVRRATELLQKRRPDLPVAGPIQYDAAIDPEVAKIKMPDNPVAGHATIFIFPDLDTGNIAYKAVQRSSGAVAVGPVMQGLRKPVNDLSRGCTIDDIIDTVAITAIQAQEEEA; this is encoded by the coding sequence ATGACCCCAAACAAGCGGATCGAAAGCCTCTATGTCACTTCCCGGGAGCCGGGGGCGGGGAGTATGGTCCTGGCCCTGGGGCTGATGAGCCTCCTGCGCCGGCGTTACGGGAGGATCGCCCTGTTCCGTCCCCTGGTCTTCGAGGAGCGGGACCGGGACCTGGAGACACTCCGGCGGGAGTTCGGCCTCAGCCAGAGCCCGAAGTCGAGTAGGGGGATCGGCATCGAAGAGGCGGAGCGGATCGTGGCGGAAGAAGGGCTTTCGGTACTGATGGAGCGGATCCTGGAGCACTACGAGGCTCTGAACGCGGAGGCGGATTTCATCTTCTGCCTGGGAAGCCGCGTCGAGGGGCTCAACCGGGAGCTGGGGATGGATCTCAACATCGAGCTGGCCAAGAACCTCTCGGCCCCCGTGGCGGGGGTCTTCTCGATGGCCGGGGAGGGGCCCGAAGCTCTCGAAGAGTCTTTTGGGCTTTGGAGCGCCGCCATCCGTCGGCAGGGGGCCGAGATCTTCCTGCTCTGTGCCAATCGCTGCTGCGAAGAGGTGCAGGAGGCGATGGGGTTGATCCGGCAGGAGGGGCTTTTTGATTTCCCGACTGCGTGCCTGCCCCGGGTCGAAGCCCTGGAGTGGCTCAGCATCGAAGATCTGATGGAGCATCTGCCCCTGGAGTGGGTAGCGGGGGAACCGAGGCAGCGCCTGAACTATCTGCAGAGTATCCGGGTGGGGACGCTGCATCTGCAGAGTCTGCTCAAAGAGTTCAAACCCTACGAATTTCTCGTCACCGCTTCCGATCGGGCCGATCTGCTTACGGGCCTGCTCCTTTCGGCCCAGAGTGTCGCCACTCCGATGCCGGCGGGGATCCTCCTCTGCGGTCCGCGGCCCGACGAGGCCCTTTTCCGTCTTTTGGAAGGCTTGGACGATGTTCCGATCCCTGTACTTTATACTAATAAATATGAATACGAGCTTGCCCCGAGCTTTTTCGAGATCAAACCCGGCATCCGGCCGGGGGACCGACGCAGGATCGATACCGCCCTGGAACTCTTCGAGAGCCATATCGATACCGAGGAGCTTCAGCAACGCCTGAGCGAACCGAGGGAGCCCATCGTCACGCCGGCGATGTTCCGGGTGCGTATCTTCGAGCAGGCCAAAAGAGAGCTCAAGAGGATTCTGCTACCCGAGATCGAGGATGATCGGATCCTCAAAGCGGCGGAGAGCCTTTTGCGGCGCAAGGTGGTCATCCCGGTGCTGGTGGGATCCGAAGAGGAGATCCGACGCCGGGAACGTCTGTTGGGGCTGGACCTCACTGCTGCCGAGAGGGTCGACCCTGCCGATGAAAAGCTTATCGAGCGCTTTGCCGATCTCTACTACGCGGAACGTAAGCACAAGGGAGTGACCCGGGAGATGGCGAGGGACCGGGTGAGCGCCAACAAGACCCTTTTTGCCACGATGGCCCTCTACGACGGCCGGGCCGACGGCTTGGTGAGTGGGGCGATCCACTCGACCCGGGATACCATCTCTCCCGCTCTGCAGGTGATCAAGACCAAAGAGGGCTACCCCCTAGCGTCGAGCTGCTTTTTTATGTGCCTGCCGACCCGGGTGCTGGTCTATGCTGACTGCGCGGTCAATCCCGAACCTACTGCCGACGAGCTGGCGGTGATTGCCCTGGAGACGGTGGAGACGGCGGAGCGCTTCGGCATCGAGCCGAGGGTGGCGATGCTCTCCTACTCCACGGGCGACTCTGGGGTGGGTCCCGATGTGGAGAAGGTGCGGCGTGCTACGGAGCTGCTGCAAAAAAGGCGCCCCGATCTCCCCGTAGCCGGACCGATCCAGTACGACGCCGCCATCGATCCGGAGGTGGCGAAGATCAAGATGCCCGACAATCCCGTAGCCGGGCACGCCACGATTTTCATCTTTCCCGATCTCGATACCGGCAACATCGCCTACAAAGCGGTGCAGCGCTCCAGCGGGGCGGTGGCGGTAGGGCCGGTGATGCAGGGGCTGCGCAAACCGGTCAATGACCTGAGCCGCGGCTGCACCATCGATGATATCATCGACACGGTGGCCATCACCGCCATCCAGGCCCAGGAGGAGGAAGCGTGA
- a CDS encoding acetate/propionate family kinase, with the protein MKILVLNSGSSSLKFKLYEMSGKRVLAQGLIERIGEEGSAVHINYDGHHSDQEIPIPDHDRALGILAETLPKLGILESFHALGGVGHRVVHGGEAFTEPVLIDEKVRETIRRLIPLAPLHNPANLRGIEAVSRLAPELPQVAVFDTAFHQSMAPEAYCYAVPESWYREYHVRRYGFHGTSHYYVSRQLARLMEMPLKNINAITLHLGNGASACAVQGGRSIETSMGLTPLEGLVMGTRSGDIDPGIHLYMNKYGKLSPEEIDRQLNHESGLLGIAGVNDMREIQARMEQGDERAKLAFEIFVHRLVKYVGAYAALLGRLDALVFTGGIGEHSAPVRRALCERLEILGIRLDPEANERTGDEAHAIHDTQSRVALWVIPTDEEGVIAEESYRLIGKE; encoded by the coding sequence GTGAAGATCCTCGTCCTCAACTCCGGCAGCTCCTCTCTGAAGTTCAAACTCTATGAGATGTCCGGTAAGCGGGTTCTGGCTCAGGGATTGATCGAACGGATCGGGGAAGAGGGGTCGGCGGTTCATATTAATTACGATGGCCATCACTCCGATCAGGAGATCCCGATTCCCGATCATGACCGGGCATTGGGGATCCTGGCCGAGACGCTACCGAAGCTGGGCATCCTGGAGAGTTTTCACGCCCTGGGCGGGGTGGGGCACCGGGTGGTCCACGGAGGTGAAGCCTTCACCGAGCCTGTCCTCATCGACGAAAAGGTGCGCGAAACCATTCGCCGCCTCATCCCCCTGGCGCCCCTGCACAACCCGGCCAACCTTCGGGGGATCGAAGCGGTCAGCCGCCTGGCTCCGGAGCTGCCCCAGGTGGCGGTCTTCGATACCGCCTTTCATCAGAGTATGGCTCCCGAGGCCTATTGCTACGCCGTGCCCGAATCCTGGTACAGGGAGTATCACGTTCGCCGTTATGGTTTTCACGGCACGTCCCATTACTACGTCTCCCGTCAGCTGGCCCGGCTAATGGAGATGCCATTAAAAAATATCAACGCCATTACGCTGCATCTGGGTAACGGGGCGAGTGCCTGTGCCGTCCAGGGGGGCAGAAGTATCGAAACCTCTATGGGCTTGACCCCGCTGGAAGGGCTGGTGATGGGGACCCGCAGTGGGGATATCGACCCGGGGATCCATCTCTATATGAATAAATATGGCAAACTTTCTCCCGAGGAGATCGACCGGCAGCTCAACCACGAGAGCGGCCTGCTGGGGATCGCCGGGGTCAACGATATGCGCGAAATCCAGGCGCGGATGGAGCAGGGGGATGAGCGGGCGAAACTGGCCTTCGAAATCTTCGTCCATCGCCTCGTCAAATATGTGGGGGCCTACGCTGCGCTCCTGGGGCGTCTGGATGCCCTGGTATTCACCGGAGGGATCGGCGAGCACAGCGCCCCGGTCCGCCGGGCCCTCTGCGAACGGCTGGAGATCCTGGGAATTCGCCTGGACCCTGAAGCCAATGAACGCACCGGCGATGAAGCCCATGCCATTCACGATACGCAGAGCCGGGTAGCCCTCTGGGTCATCCCCACCGACGAGGAGGGGGTGATCGCTGAGGAGAGTTATCGGTTGATCGGGAAAGAGTGA
- a CDS encoding HigA family addiction module antitoxin codes for MRLPTHRAPTHPGEMLLYEFLEPMGISQKELAKAIHVPYQRINELVNGKRGITPSTALRLSKYFSNSPDFWLNLQMRWDLYRARKQEEKILDKIVERIA; via the coding sequence ATGAGACTACCGACACACCGAGCGCCCACTCATCCCGGCGAAATGCTGCTCTACGAGTTTTTGGAACCGATGGGGATTTCCCAAAAAGAGTTGGCCAAAGCGATCCACGTACCCTATCAGCGCATCAACGAGCTTGTCAACGGCAAAAGAGGCATCACACCCTCTACTGCCTTGAGGCTTTCAAAATATTTCAGCAATTCCCCGGACTTTTGGCTCAATCTCCAAATGCGCTGGGATCTCTACCGTGCCCGCAAGCAGGAAGAGAAGATCCTCGATAAGATCGTAGAACGGATCGCGTAG
- a CDS encoding type II toxin-antitoxin system RelE/ParE family toxin: MIVSFKDQVTEDIFDGRRSKAARKRLPEHLWRIAQRKLDQLDAVLSIEELRIPPGNRLEKLGGDRQGTYSIRINDQFRICFYWEEAGPTNVEIIDYH, encoded by the coding sequence ATGATCGTTTCATTCAAAGATCAGGTGACTGAGGATATTTTCGACGGACGGAGAAGCAAGGCTGCGCGCAAACGACTCCCCGAACACCTTTGGCGAATTGCCCAACGCAAACTCGATCAGTTGGATGCTGTGCTCTCGATCGAGGAGTTGCGTATTCCGCCCGGCAATCGTCTGGAGAAATTGGGCGGGGATCGGCAAGGCACCTACAGTATCCGCATCAACGATCAGTTCAGGATATGTTTTTATTGGGAAGAGGCCGGTCCCACCAATGTAGAAATCATCGACTACCACTAG